The following are encoded in a window of Terriglobales bacterium genomic DNA:
- a CDS encoding rhodanese-like domain-containing protein, which yields MLPEFNAICDEAKKQIREIDSAELRGMLKAGEDFTLIDVREREEQAKGMIQGAVAMPRGIVERDIDQVTLDRDRKIVLYCAGGNRSALAALNLKKMGYRNVISLIGGWRAWIAGGKP from the coding sequence ATGCTTCCGGAATTCAATGCGATATGCGATGAAGCCAAGAAACAGATCCGGGAAATCGATTCCGCCGAGCTGCGAGGGATGCTCAAGGCCGGTGAAGACTTCACCCTGATCGACGTGCGCGAGCGCGAGGAGCAGGCCAAGGGGATGATCCAGGGAGCGGTGGCGATGCCACGGGGCATCGTGGAGCGTGACATCGACCAGGTCACGCTCGACCGCGACCGCAAGATCGTGCTCTATTGCGCGGGCGGCAACCGCTCCGCACTGGCCGCGCTCAACCTGAAGAAGATGGGCTACCGCAACGTCATCTCGCTGATCGGCGGATGGCGGGCGTGGATCGCGGGCGGCAAGCCGTGA
- a CDS encoding GAF domain-containing protein encodes MNPVATSEAEAPRKLESFLLDVSEAMNTTLDVDTLLTRIGEVVRRVIDFEIFAILLVNEKTQELRVRFQIGHDVSRVEKLGLRVGVGVTGKAVERREPILLNDVSQVDYYLEGHEGVRSELAVPLIVKDKVIGVLDLQASRPNAFTDEHKRMLTLLASRIAAGIENARLYTRVARQARTLELLNEISRELTGILHLDTLMQRIADHSRRVVEYHMFSILLADEAGTKLRHRFSVRFNEKVQIKTEIDFGDGLVGYGAQNKQAVVVPDVKKDPRYIEINPETRSELVVPLIHQEKVIGVLDLEHTKRGYYNDTHARTMTTLAAQLAIAIQNARLYERLQKEEQRLERDLATARELQFRLLPAGFPQLRNADIAARYEPAHAIGGDLFDFLDYSLDRVGVAIGDVSGKGASAALYAALVSGLLRSTAASEPAAAEMLSAINLSLRERGVDAQFVSLIFGIWDDHERSLQVANSGLPRPIHCRDGQTMTVQATGLPLGLFDDAEFDELTLQAEPGDVIVFYSDGVTDSRNQYGVQFGRERLEKVVAASCRGSAQDVVKAIFDATCEDCLHDLPQFDDKTVVVIKVR; translated from the coding sequence ATGAATCCTGTTGCCACGTCGGAAGCCGAGGCTCCGCGCAAGCTGGAGTCGTTCCTGCTGGACGTCTCGGAGGCCATGAACACCACGCTCGACGTGGATACGCTGCTCACGCGTATCGGCGAGGTAGTGCGCCGGGTCATCGACTTCGAGATCTTCGCCATTCTGCTGGTGAACGAGAAGACCCAGGAGCTGCGTGTGCGCTTCCAGATCGGCCACGACGTCAGCCGCGTCGAGAAGCTGGGGCTGCGCGTGGGAGTAGGCGTCACCGGCAAGGCGGTGGAGCGCCGTGAGCCCATCCTGCTGAATGATGTCTCCCAGGTCGATTACTACCTGGAGGGACACGAAGGCGTGCGCTCCGAGCTGGCCGTCCCGCTGATCGTCAAGGACAAGGTGATCGGCGTACTCGACCTGCAGGCCAGCCGTCCCAACGCCTTCACCGACGAGCACAAGCGCATGCTGACGCTGCTGGCCTCGCGCATCGCAGCCGGCATCGAGAATGCCCGCCTGTACACGCGCGTGGCGCGCCAGGCGCGGACGCTCGAACTGCTCAACGAGATCAGCCGCGAGCTCACCGGCATCCTGCATCTGGATACGCTCATGCAGCGCATCGCCGATCACTCCCGCCGCGTGGTCGAGTACCACATGTTCAGCATCCTGCTGGCGGACGAGGCCGGCACCAAGCTGCGCCACCGCTTCTCGGTGCGCTTTAACGAGAAGGTGCAGATCAAGACCGAGATCGACTTCGGCGACGGCCTGGTCGGCTACGGCGCCCAGAACAAGCAGGCGGTCGTGGTCCCCGACGTCAAGAAAGATCCGCGCTACATCGAGATCAATCCGGAGACGCGCAGCGAGCTCGTCGTGCCCCTCATCCATCAGGAGAAGGTCATCGGCGTGCTCGACCTGGAGCACACCAAGCGCGGCTACTACAACGACACCCATGCCCGCACCATGACCACGCTGGCGGCACAATTGGCCATCGCCATCCAGAACGCGCGCCTGTACGAGCGCCTGCAAAAGGAGGAGCAGCGCCTGGAGCGCGATCTGGCCACGGCGCGCGAACTGCAGTTCCGCCTGCTGCCGGCTGGCTTTCCGCAATTGCGCAACGCCGACATTGCGGCCCGCTACGAGCCCGCCCATGCCATCGGTGGGGACCTTTTCGACTTTCTCGACTATTCTCTCGACCGCGTGGGCGTCGCCATCGGCGACGTCAGCGGTAAGGGCGCCAGCGCGGCACTCTACGCCGCGCTAGTCAGCGGGCTGCTGCGTTCTACCGCCGCTTCCGAGCCGGCGGCCGCGGAGATGCTTTCCGCCATCAACCTCTCGCTGCGCGAGCGCGGCGTCGACGCCCAGTTCGTCTCCCTCATCTTCGGCATCTGGGACGACCACGAGCGCTCGCTGCAGGTGGCCAACTCCGGCCTGCCGCGTCCCATCCACTGCCGCGACGGCCAGACCATGACCGTGCAGGCCACCGGGCTGCCTCTGGGCCTGTTCGACGATGCCGAGTTCGACGAGCTCACCCTGCAGGCCGAGCCCGGCGACGTCATCGTGTTCTACAGCGACGGGGTCACCGACTCGCGCAACCAGTACGGCGTCCAGTTCGGCCGTGAACGCCTGGAAAAGGTGGTGGCCGCCTCTTGCCGCGGCTCGGCCCAGGACGTGGTCAAGGCCATCTTCGATGCCACCTGCGAGGACTGCCTCCACGACCTGCCGCAGTTCGACGACAAGACCGTGGTAGTGATCAAGGTGCGGTAG